One Gimesia aquarii DNA segment encodes these proteins:
- a CDS encoding rhomboid family intramembrane serine protease, translating into MRKIGSLESGQQANLFRDYLLTKGIDVTVESASDQWTVWVYDEDHVEQSKSELDEFLENSSAEKYQGVSQQADSIREEKIKKVRENQSRQVDVRETWNRPFTSRCPVTSLLIGISVVVFLFMQSDESKTQVRQALSICSFQVSGDMIRYDKRLVDVREGEVWRLVTPIFIHFSIMHIVFNCIMTYQLGGAIEANRGSGRLLLLVLLTAIPSNLAQFYWSGPSFGGLSGVVYGMFGYMWMKSKFDPQSYFFVPPNMVFILIGWFFLCMTGFVGPVANMAHGFGLGTGMAIGVATTFLKQAGKSR; encoded by the coding sequence ATGAGAAAAATAGGCTCGCTCGAATCAGGGCAGCAGGCAAATTTGTTTAGAGATTATTTGCTAACAAAGGGAATTGATGTCACTGTTGAGTCAGCCTCCGATCAATGGACTGTTTGGGTATACGATGAAGATCATGTGGAACAGTCTAAATCAGAATTAGATGAATTCTTAGAGAACTCTTCAGCTGAAAAATATCAGGGAGTTTCTCAGCAGGCGGATTCAATTCGTGAAGAAAAAATCAAAAAAGTGCGCGAGAACCAGAGTCGTCAAGTCGACGTTCGCGAAACCTGGAATCGTCCCTTTACGAGCCGTTGTCCTGTGACTTCATTGCTAATTGGTATCAGTGTGGTTGTGTTTCTTTTCATGCAGTCCGATGAATCTAAGACTCAAGTCAGGCAGGCATTGAGTATTTGTTCCTTTCAAGTTTCAGGCGATATGATCAGATATGACAAACGCCTGGTTGACGTCCGGGAAGGTGAGGTCTGGCGATTGGTAACACCAATCTTCATTCACTTCTCGATCATGCATATTGTGTTCAACTGCATCATGACTTACCAGTTGGGAGGTGCTATTGAGGCCAATCGAGGGAGCGGTCGGCTACTATTATTAGTGTTATTAACGGCAATTCCTTCTAATCTGGCACAGTTTTATTGGAGCGGTCCCAGTTTTGGAGGTCTCTCGGGGGTTGTGTATGGAATGTTTGGGTATATGTGGATGAAAAGTAAATTTGATCCGCAATCGTATTTCTTTGTACCACCCAACATGGTTTTTATTCTGATCGGATGGTTTTTTCTCTGCATGACTGGGTTTGTTGGACCGGTTGCAAATATGGCACATGGATTTGGATTGGGGACCGGCATGGCAATCGGTGTTGCAACGACATTTTTAAAACAAGCTGGTAAATCAAGATGA
- a CDS encoding M16 family metallopeptidase, with amino-acid sequence MMNRQKWSLTAGVFLVMSFASNSFLSAAKSPAPPEKVRTVEGITEYSLENGMKVLLFPDPSSPKVTVNLTLLVGSRHEGYGETGMAHLLEHMLFKGTPTHKNIPKELQARGAQFNGTTWFDRTNYYETLPASEDNLEFALKMEADRMMNSYVKAEDLASEMTVVRNEFERGENSPSRMLMQKVMGSAFEWHNYGKSTIGNRADIERVPIDRLKKFYKKYYQPDNAVLIVAGKFDQTEALKLINQYFGTIPRPERKLDSTYTEEPPQEGERVVTLRRVGEVPVVGVVYHIPAAAHKDMAALDVLESALTSDPSGVLYQALVKTKKASSVSGSIFALHDPGVLRLIVEVVKGNDPQVILGIMFDTLQTVIDKGISPDDVTRAKEKLLKQYEQAENNSSRLAVELSEWVAMGDWRLRFLYRDALEKVTPADVKRVADLYLKENNRTVGIFVPVDKSEKVSIPQVNDIAKMIGDYKGRETVAMGEDFDVSPENIDKRTTLKTLSSGVKVALLSKKTRGEEVNLKMTLRYGNLENLNGKRLACEFLPVVMKRGTKKMTRQEIEDALNKLRAQLSISGSPGQINASIKTRRENLGKVLDILKDILREPTLPESELEVLKTQQIAMLEKQKTDPQSRAILSVRRQLRPYSVEDPRYVPDIDQEIKRIKALTQSDLQSLYENFIGASVGEIAVVGDFAEDQTFSQLNSMLENWESKAAYKHIPAMAHQIPGNFTEIIIPDKANAFYFAGLTFPMNTSSPDYPDLIVAGSVLGSSGLSSRLGDRVRQKEGLAYGVGAFIHADSIDERGSISIYASCNPANMNKVEVAIKEELNLLSSKGITKEELANAQKGYLEQQEVSRTNDSSLASILTANLFAKRDMKYYSELEEKINAVTAEAAQQAFAKYIHPENLIITVSGSLTD; translated from the coding sequence ATGATGAATCGTCAAAAATGGAGTTTAACTGCAGGGGTATTTTTAGTAATGAGCTTTGCATCAAATTCATTTCTTTCAGCTGCCAAGTCCCCTGCTCCTCCTGAAAAAGTGCGAACGGTAGAAGGCATTACCGAATACTCTCTGGAAAACGGGATGAAAGTGTTGCTCTTTCCAGATCCTTCCAGTCCCAAGGTCACGGTGAATCTGACTCTCTTAGTCGGTTCGCGACATGAAGGATATGGGGAAACGGGTATGGCTCACCTGCTGGAGCATATGCTATTCAAAGGGACTCCCACACATAAAAATATTCCCAAAGAATTACAGGCGCGTGGTGCCCAATTCAATGGTACCACCTGGTTTGACCGAACCAACTATTACGAAACGTTGCCTGCCAGTGAGGATAATCTCGAGTTTGCTTTAAAGATGGAAGCAGACCGTATGATGAATAGTTATGTGAAAGCGGAAGATCTCGCTTCTGAAATGACGGTGGTACGAAACGAATTCGAGCGAGGTGAAAACAGCCCATCTCGGATGCTGATGCAAAAAGTGATGGGATCCGCCTTTGAATGGCATAATTATGGAAAGTCTACGATTGGTAACCGGGCAGACATCGAACGTGTTCCCATTGATCGCTTGAAAAAGTTTTACAAGAAATACTACCAGCCTGATAATGCGGTTTTAATTGTCGCTGGTAAGTTTGATCAGACAGAAGCTCTGAAGCTAATCAATCAATATTTTGGTACGATTCCGCGCCCTGAGCGAAAATTGGATTCGACTTATACTGAAGAGCCTCCTCAGGAAGGTGAGCGGGTTGTCACTCTGCGGCGTGTGGGAGAAGTTCCTGTTGTCGGCGTAGTCTATCATATCCCTGCTGCTGCTCACAAAGATATGGCTGCCCTCGATGTACTGGAATCTGCGCTCACAAGTGATCCATCGGGCGTACTCTATCAGGCTTTGGTGAAGACCAAAAAAGCGTCCAGCGTTTCAGGGTCAATCTTCGCGTTGCATGACCCGGGTGTTTTACGATTAATCGTCGAAGTCGTTAAAGGGAATGATCCACAAGTGATTCTGGGTATTATGTTTGACACTCTTCAGACTGTCATTGACAAAGGAATTTCTCCTGACGATGTGACTCGTGCCAAAGAGAAGCTGTTAAAACAATACGAACAGGCAGAAAATAACAGTTCCCGATTGGCAGTCGAGCTTTCTGAGTGGGTCGCAATGGGAGATTGGCGGCTTCGATTTCTTTATCGCGATGCATTAGAAAAAGTGACTCCCGCAGATGTGAAACGTGTAGCGGACCTCTATCTCAAAGAAAATAACCGCACAGTGGGGATCTTTGTCCCCGTTGATAAAAGTGAAAAAGTTTCCATTCCGCAAGTCAACGACATTGCGAAAATGATTGGTGACTATAAAGGGCGTGAAACGGTAGCGATGGGAGAAGACTTCGATGTTTCTCCTGAAAATATTGATAAACGGACAACCCTTAAAACGTTATCGTCAGGTGTTAAGGTCGCATTGCTTTCAAAGAAGACACGTGGAGAAGAAGTCAATTTGAAGATGACGTTGCGGTATGGCAACCTGGAAAACCTGAATGGAAAACGGCTCGCCTGTGAATTCCTACCCGTGGTGATGAAACGGGGGACGAAGAAGATGACTCGTCAGGAAATTGAGGATGCACTGAATAAATTACGTGCACAATTAAGTATTTCTGGTTCTCCCGGTCAAATAAATGCAAGCATAAAAACTCGCAGGGAAAATCTGGGTAAAGTCTTAGACATTCTGAAAGACATTTTACGTGAGCCCACTCTTCCAGAATCAGAACTGGAAGTTCTCAAAACTCAGCAAATCGCGATGCTTGAGAAACAAAAGACTGACCCGCAATCGCGGGCGATTCTGTCGGTCCGTCGACAGCTTCGACCTTACTCTGTTGAAGACCCTCGCTATGTACCTGACATTGACCAGGAGATTAAGCGAATTAAAGCATTAACGCAGAGTGACCTGCAATCACTTTATGAGAACTTTATTGGGGCATCCGTTGGTGAAATTGCCGTCGTTGGTGATTTTGCTGAAGATCAGACATTTTCACAACTCAATTCGATGTTGGAGAATTGGGAGTCCAAAGCGGCCTACAAGCATATTCCCGCTATGGCACATCAGATTCCTGGTAACTTCACAGAGATTATCATTCCGGACAAAGCGAATGCCTTTTATTTCGCAGGTCTGACATTTCCGATGAATACGTCCTCTCCCGATTATCCCGACCTCATCGTTGCAGGTTCGGTACTGGGGTCAAGCGGCCTCTCATCCCGTTTGGGTGATCGTGTTCGTCAGAAAGAAGGCCTGGCATATGGTGTCGGTGCATTCATTCACGCTGACTCGATTGATGAGCGAGGCTCGATTTCGATTTACGCCAGTTGTAATCCTGCAAACATGAATAAAGTAGAAGTGGCGATCAAAGAAGAGCTCAACCTTTTAAGCTCCAAGGGAATCACCAAGGAAGAGCTTGCCAATGCACAGAAAGGTTATCTGGAACAGCAGGAAGTCTCGCGAACCAACGATTCTTCATTGGCTTCGATTCTAACTGCGAATTTATTTGCCAAACGGGATATGAAATATTATTCCGAGTTGGAGGAAAAAATTAACGCTGTGACGGCTGAAGCAGCACAGCAGGCGTTTGCAAAATATATTCATCCTGAGAATCTAATCATTACTGTTTCGGGTAGTTTGACGGATTAG
- a CDS encoding glycosyltransferase, with protein sequence MTKKIRILFAIGSLGGGGAERVLLDQLAKLNRERFTPLLYLVDHTGSLLSELPEDVPVFAFNLRKPVSRWNWPGRIHQQLVADLVAVIQEQQIDLVFDHTFHMTLIAGPATAQTKSNRISLIVCDPENDFISTERRFQFFKKRILKRAYQTAQTVVAVSEGVRQAAITCYDLDPELVQTHYNPINIERINRLYQQGTLQLDSEKFHIVSCGRLHHQKGISYLIDAAAKLVYDRGLTNLRFHILGEGPCREALLEQIKQKRLSDHVVLEGYQSNPFQFYREAQLFCLPSLYEGFGLVLAEAMVCRIPVVSTDSPSGPAEILGNGEYGRLVQPGDVEALVESIFDAVSHYDVWQALVPAARERIENMFGYDSAIKKLETLFESVCDD encoded by the coding sequence ATGACAAAGAAGATTCGCATTCTTTTTGCAATTGGAAGCTTAGGAGGAGGTGGAGCCGAGCGTGTGCTGTTAGATCAATTGGCAAAACTCAATCGAGAGCGGTTTACCCCGCTCTTGTATCTTGTTGATCACACAGGTTCGCTTCTTAGTGAGCTTCCTGAAGATGTTCCCGTTTTTGCTTTCAACTTACGGAAGCCAGTTTCTCGGTGGAATTGGCCGGGGAGAATCCATCAACAGCTAGTGGCTGACCTGGTGGCAGTCATTCAAGAGCAGCAGATTGATCTGGTATTCGATCATACATTCCACATGACACTGATTGCAGGGCCTGCGACCGCACAGACAAAGTCAAACAGAATCTCATTAATTGTCTGTGATCCCGAAAATGATTTTATAAGTACAGAACGCCGTTTTCAGTTCTTCAAGAAACGGATTTTAAAGCGCGCTTATCAAACTGCACAGACTGTGGTTGCCGTTTCAGAAGGAGTAAGACAAGCAGCAATTACCTGTTACGATTTAGATCCTGAACTGGTTCAAACTCATTACAATCCCATTAATATCGAACGAATTAATCGGCTGTATCAACAGGGAACGCTTCAACTGGATTCAGAAAAATTTCATATCGTAAGCTGTGGGAGGCTTCATCACCAGAAAGGAATTTCGTATTTGATCGACGCGGCTGCGAAGCTGGTTTATGATCGGGGTTTGACTAATTTAAGGTTTCATATTCTGGGGGAAGGTCCCTGTCGCGAAGCATTACTGGAACAGATCAAACAAAAGCGTTTGAGTGACCATGTTGTCTTGGAAGGTTATCAAAGCAATCCCTTTCAATTTTATCGTGAAGCACAACTGTTTTGTTTGCCTTCATTGTATGAAGGGTTCGGTTTGGTATTGGCAGAAGCGATGGTTTGTCGGATTCCCGTTGTTTCAACTGATTCTCCTAGTGGTCCTGCGGAGATTCTGGGGAATGGAGAGTATGGCCGGCTCGTTCAGCCAGGCGATGTCGAGGCTCTGGTAGAATCTATTTTTGATGCGGTTTCACATTATGATGTCTGGCAGGCGTTGGTCCCGGCTGCTCGCGAACGTATTGAGAATATGTTTGGTTATGATTCGGCGATAAAGAAATTAGAAACGCTGTTTGAAAGTGTGTGTGATGACTAA
- a CDS encoding sulfatase, producing the protein MWNSLKPFLLLLAILSLSSNVVDAATQPNILFIFTDDQAPWALGRSGHPHAHTPHIDQIFQEGAYLINSFTTTPVCSPSRASLITSRYGSEVGITDWINPRVEPKHGLNPKITTWMHLLKESGYRTGLIGKWHLGLLDKQHPTKFGYDYFMGFRGGGNVPKDPKLEVNGKETKLKGLLPDILVDDAIRFIGQEQGIPFLLSLHFRAPHARWLPVAAEDWQPFENLDPQIPNPDYPDLNVKRVKTMTREYLASVASVDRNVGRLLEALKTQNLHHNTIIIFSSDHGYNMGHNGIWHKGNGHWVLNTKPKATKNIPAGQRPNMYDHSIKVPTAVLWPGVTQHNQLVKQTVSNLDWFPTILEMAHVAKPDQLTLRGRSIVPLLKNRNVNDWDNGFYAEYSTKHQSKTHMRMFRTPEWKLVRDFLNPARDELYNLTQDPEETTNLIDSEDSKTVKMKEKLHQKILSHLKANNDKVLDQIRQGT; encoded by the coding sequence ATGTGGAACTCTCTGAAACCTTTTCTATTGCTATTGGCCATTTTAAGTTTGTCCAGCAACGTAGTCGATGCAGCCACACAACCGAATATCCTTTTCATTTTTACAGATGATCAGGCTCCCTGGGCTTTGGGACGTTCCGGTCATCCTCACGCACACACCCCACACATCGATCAAATTTTTCAAGAGGGTGCCTATCTGATTAATTCCTTTACGACAACACCGGTCTGTAGCCCTTCACGTGCCAGCTTGATTACAAGTCGGTATGGCAGTGAAGTTGGCATCACCGATTGGATCAACCCTCGTGTCGAACCCAAGCATGGGCTCAATCCAAAAATCACAACCTGGATGCACCTGCTGAAAGAATCAGGCTATCGTACCGGACTCATTGGAAAATGGCATCTGGGTTTGCTTGACAAACAGCATCCGACAAAATTCGGGTATGACTATTTTATGGGATTTCGTGGAGGAGGAAATGTTCCCAAAGATCCGAAACTTGAGGTGAACGGCAAAGAAACCAAACTCAAAGGATTACTTCCAGACATTCTTGTCGATGATGCCATCCGGTTTATCGGACAGGAGCAGGGGATCCCCTTCCTGCTTTCGCTGCATTTTCGCGCCCCGCATGCACGCTGGCTGCCAGTTGCCGCTGAAGACTGGCAACCCTTCGAAAATCTTGATCCACAAATTCCGAATCCAGACTATCCTGACCTCAACGTAAAACGAGTCAAAACAATGACGCGTGAATATCTGGCAAGCGTCGCCAGTGTGGACCGCAACGTTGGTCGCCTGCTTGAAGCATTAAAAACACAAAATTTGCACCACAACACGATTATCATTTTCTCCAGCGATCATGGTTATAACATGGGACATAATGGGATCTGGCATAAAGGAAATGGTCATTGGGTCCTCAACACGAAACCGAAGGCAACCAAAAATATTCCCGCAGGACAACGCCCGAATATGTACGATCATTCGATCAAAGTCCCAACCGCAGTCCTTTGGCCGGGAGTCACGCAACATAATCAGCTAGTCAAACAAACGGTTTCCAACCTGGATTGGTTTCCAACGATATTAGAAATGGCCCACGTTGCCAAACCAGATCAGTTAACACTCCGTGGCAGGAGTATTGTCCCGTTGTTAAAAAATCGAAATGTGAATGACTGGGACAACGGATTCTATGCAGAGTATAGCACCAAACATCAGTCAAAGACGCACATGCGTATGTTCCGCACCCCGGAATGGAAGCTGGTCCGTGACTTCTTGAATCCCGCCAGAGATGAACTCTACAACCTGACTCAAGACCCGGAAGAGACCACGAATCTGATTGATTCAGAAGATTCGAAAACAGTTAAAATGAAAGAGAAATTACATCAAAAAATTCTCTCTCACTTGAAAGCAAACAACGACAAAGTTCTAGATCAAATAAGACAGGGGACTTAA
- a CDS encoding divalent metal cation transporter produces the protein MTDEQANSRIEQDRQLILDAKQKGVGAKLKAYTILSGPGWLQSAITLGSGSLAGGLYLGILSGYHLMWLQPLAMIMGVIMLSAIGYVALSTKERPFAAINNHISPVLGWGWAIATLMANLVWCMPQFALGSAALQQNLAPEIFADNDTGKMLAVAVLFVLSGIVIWFYDSGGWGIKLFEVILKIMVGIVVLCFIGVVLKMSFATDDLEWRKILAGYIPNFSLLTNPSPEFADVLSQAGTYAEYWKKLIIGDQQKVMITAAATAVGINMTFLLPYSMRAKGWDKDFRGLAAFDLSTGLFIPFLLATSCVVIAAASQFHAKPAAGLLGEKNAEGQIVQADPGLLKKYHKLLDERLEKELSPEVWNQLKEDPSALQQKRSEIPLAERTLAAMLIKRDVFQLAAALAPLAGKTASQLIFGLGVVAMAISTIIILMLINGFVFCEMLGVESKGTLHRVGCYMPAITGAVGSFFWTGDARAWLAVPTSMFGFVLLPIAYATFFFMMNSPQILGEHLPQGGKRIGWNLAMGISTLLAALGSLWSIKSSDYPIAGFCAFGAFIGLAILVHFIRKPSLSTSTVQDT, from the coding sequence ATGACAGACGAACAAGCAAATTCACGGATTGAACAAGACCGCCAGTTAATTCTGGATGCGAAGCAAAAAGGCGTTGGTGCCAAGCTCAAAGCTTATACCATCCTCTCTGGACCAGGTTGGTTGCAAAGTGCGATTACACTCGGCAGTGGTTCTCTGGCGGGGGGCTTGTATCTTGGCATTTTGTCTGGTTATCACCTGATGTGGTTACAACCACTGGCGATGATCATGGGCGTGATTATGCTAAGCGCAATTGGTTATGTTGCTTTATCGACTAAAGAACGTCCGTTCGCTGCGATTAACAATCACATCAGCCCTGTTCTGGGTTGGGGTTGGGCAATCGCCACCTTGATGGCGAACTTAGTCTGGTGTATGCCACAGTTTGCGTTAGGTTCTGCTGCGTTACAGCAAAATCTGGCACCCGAGATTTTTGCCGACAATGATACTGGAAAAATGCTCGCTGTCGCTGTGCTATTTGTACTTTCAGGCATTGTGATTTGGTTTTATGATTCTGGCGGATGGGGAATCAAGTTATTTGAGGTAATTCTAAAAATTATGGTCGGTATTGTCGTCCTCTGTTTCATAGGTGTTGTGTTGAAAATGAGTTTCGCCACAGATGATCTGGAGTGGAGAAAAATTTTGGCAGGTTATATTCCTAATTTCAGCCTGTTAACAAACCCTTCTCCTGAATTTGCTGACGTACTTTCACAAGCTGGAACTTATGCCGAATATTGGAAAAAACTGATTATTGGCGATCAACAAAAAGTGATGATTACAGCGGCTGCAACTGCGGTTGGCATTAATATGACGTTTTTGCTTCCCTACTCCATGCGTGCCAAAGGTTGGGACAAAGATTTCCGCGGGTTGGCCGCATTTGATTTGTCGACAGGTTTGTTTATTCCATTCTTGCTGGCGACCAGCTGTGTTGTGATTGCAGCAGCCTCGCAGTTTCATGCTAAGCCGGCTGCCGGATTATTGGGCGAGAAAAATGCAGAAGGTCAGATCGTTCAGGCAGATCCAGGTCTATTGAAAAAGTATCACAAACTATTAGATGAAAGACTGGAAAAAGAACTGTCACCTGAAGTTTGGAATCAATTAAAAGAGGATCCGTCGGCGTTACAGCAGAAACGATCTGAAATTCCTCTCGCTGAGCGAACCTTGGCAGCCATGCTGATCAAACGGGATGTGTTTCAGTTAGCAGCAGCTCTTGCCCCTTTGGCAGGTAAAACGGCCTCTCAGTTAATTTTTGGTTTAGGAGTTGTGGCAATGGCCATTTCGACGATTATCATTTTGATGCTAATCAATGGATTCGTCTTTTGTGAAATGCTGGGAGTTGAATCCAAGGGAACACTCCATCGTGTTGGCTGCTATATGCCCGCAATTACAGGAGCCGTTGGTTCTTTTTTCTGGACGGGTGATGCCAGAGCCTGGTTAGCAGTGCCCACATCCATGTTTGGATTTGTTTTATTGCCGATCGCGTATGCTACATTCTTTTTTATGATGAATTCCCCTCAAATTTTGGGTGAGCATCTTCCCCAGGGAGGTAAACGAATTGGCTGGAACTTGGCGATGGGGATCTCAACACTGTTAGCGGCACTTGGATCTCTCTGGAGTATCAAGTCCTCTGACTATCCCATTGCTGGATTCTGTGCATTTGGAGCGTTCATTGGATTGGCAATTCTTGTCCACTTTATACGGAAGCCTTCATTAAGTACCTCGACTGTCCAAGATACTTAA
- a CDS encoding tetratricopeptide repeat protein, whose product MVKRQSPIAQLNHRRGGIVLSGFCVLFLTPVVFAAETNSEQPIVAKRPAIGTSTSSQEMTAEQIAEYAKESVAAVSFAGRDGKQAGLGTGFVIAAEGLIATNLHVIGEARPISVQFLNGKQYDVKEVYATDRQMDLAVLKIEAKDLTPLPLAEPDSLKQGAAVVALGNPQGLRYSVVKGVNSGTREIEGKPMIQLAIPIEPGNSGGPVLDSLGRVQGIVTLKSAVTRNLGYAVNISALKVLLEKPNPVPINRWLTIGTLDEQHWKPLFGSRWRQRAGRIMVDGFGTGLGSRSLCVSQEDLPELPYEIAVEVKLDDESGAAGLIFYSDEKTKHYGFYPSNKNLRISRFDGADVFSWHVLEEKKSPFYRQGEWNHLKVRLEADRTLCFINDQQVFEIKDRQYQTGKVGLAKFRNTIATFRGFQVASRIEPYRPSKETAQKILDLTEDLRVDRPPLDELIEKVVKATDETRAQQALQERARLLKRQAERLQQLAQSIHERVVRNELAKLFVGKKEADIDLLSAALLVARLDNSEVELKSYLNQVAGMVAEVQNSLPENANQQIKLDALNRYLFLETGFHGSRTNYYNKSNSYINETIDDREGLPITLAILYMEMGRRLGVNIEGVGLPGHFVVRVDSQEEKTQLIDVFEGGKILSDEAAKIMILNANQGQFDAAFLKAQTKKDIIKRMLRNLLNLARDREDIPSMLRYVETMIAIDDDLLQERWLRAVLRYQTGRITEAIMDADYLLEKSPEGFDLRRIHEFRNFLTTVKQPE is encoded by the coding sequence ATGGTCAAACGTCAAAGTCCGATTGCGCAACTCAATCACAGACGAGGTGGGATTGTGTTGTCTGGTTTTTGTGTTTTGTTTTTGACGCCAGTCGTTTTTGCTGCAGAAACCAATTCTGAACAACCGATTGTTGCCAAGCGTCCTGCGATCGGTACATCAACCTCCTCTCAGGAAATGACTGCCGAGCAAATTGCTGAATACGCAAAAGAATCCGTAGCCGCTGTCTCTTTTGCTGGACGAGATGGAAAACAGGCTGGACTGGGGACCGGTTTTGTGATTGCAGCAGAGGGGCTTATCGCTACGAATTTGCACGTGATTGGAGAAGCGCGGCCGATCTCCGTTCAATTTTTAAACGGGAAACAATACGACGTGAAAGAGGTTTATGCCACTGATCGTCAGATGGATCTGGCTGTGTTGAAAATAGAGGCCAAGGATCTGACCCCACTTCCTTTAGCAGAACCCGATTCCTTAAAACAGGGGGCCGCAGTCGTGGCACTCGGTAATCCACAAGGGCTTCGTTACAGTGTTGTGAAAGGTGTGAATTCAGGGACGAGGGAAATTGAGGGAAAGCCAATGATCCAACTGGCGATTCCTATCGAACCGGGCAATAGCGGAGGTCCCGTCCTGGACTCTTTAGGCCGTGTTCAGGGTATTGTTACGTTGAAATCAGCGGTGACTCGAAACTTAGGGTATGCCGTCAATATCAGTGCGCTCAAAGTGCTGTTAGAGAAACCAAATCCTGTTCCCATCAATCGTTGGTTAACCATTGGGACATTGGATGAACAGCATTGGAAGCCTTTGTTTGGTTCGCGTTGGCGACAGCGAGCGGGGCGCATTATGGTTGATGGTTTTGGCACTGGATTAGGTAGCCGCTCGTTATGTGTTTCACAGGAAGACTTACCAGAACTGCCTTATGAAATTGCAGTCGAAGTAAAGCTGGATGATGAATCGGGAGCGGCTGGTCTCATTTTTTATTCCGATGAAAAAACGAAGCATTATGGATTTTATCCGAGTAATAAAAATTTACGAATCAGTCGTTTTGATGGTGCAGATGTCTTCTCCTGGCATGTTCTCGAAGAAAAAAAGAGTCCTTTCTATCGTCAGGGAGAATGGAACCATCTAAAAGTCAGGCTTGAGGCAGATCGTACATTATGTTTCATCAATGATCAGCAGGTATTTGAAATCAAAGACAGACAGTATCAAACTGGAAAAGTCGGCCTTGCGAAATTTCGGAATACGATTGCGACATTTCGAGGATTTCAAGTCGCATCTCGGATTGAACCGTATCGCCCTTCTAAAGAGACGGCACAAAAAATTCTGGATCTGACGGAGGACCTCAGAGTTGATCGTCCCCCTTTGGATGAACTCATCGAAAAGGTTGTGAAAGCGACAGATGAAACACGTGCACAACAAGCACTGCAGGAGAGGGCCCGGTTGCTCAAAAGGCAGGCAGAACGTCTGCAGCAGTTAGCGCAGTCCATCCATGAACGCGTCGTACGAAATGAACTCGCAAAACTGTTTGTTGGAAAAAAAGAAGCAGACATCGATTTATTATCGGCTGCCTTGTTGGTGGCCCGACTGGATAATTCTGAAGTGGAACTCAAGTCATATCTCAATCAGGTGGCAGGCATGGTGGCAGAGGTGCAAAACTCGTTGCCTGAGAATGCAAATCAACAGATCAAGCTCGATGCACTGAACCGGTATCTGTTCCTCGAAACTGGTTTTCATGGCAGCCGTACCAATTATTATAACAAATCCAACAGTTATATTAATGAGACAATCGATGACCGTGAAGGACTTCCCATCACTCTGGCAATTCTCTATATGGAAATGGGGCGGCGGTTGGGGGTCAATATTGAAGGGGTTGGGCTTCCCGGTCATTTTGTCGTACGTGTCGATTCTCAAGAAGAGAAAACGCAATTAATTGATGTGTTCGAAGGGGGCAAAATCCTGAGTGATGAAGCTGCCAAAATCATGATTCTAAATGCAAACCAGGGTCAATTTGATGCTGCGTTTCTGAAAGCTCAGACCAAAAAAGACATTATTAAACGTATGCTGAGAAATTTGTTAAATCTTGCCCGAGATCGTGAAGATATTCCTTCCATGCTACGCTATGTCGAAACGATGATCGCCATCGATGACGACCTGCTTCAGGAACGCTGGTTGCGCGCCGTTTTGCGGTACCAGACGGGACGGATCACGGAAGCGATTATGGATGCCGATTACCTATTAGAAAAATCACCTGAAGGGTTTGATTTACGCCGTATCCATGAATTCAGAAACTTTTTAACAACAGTGAAGCAACCTGAATAA